A window of Mercenaria mercenaria strain notata unplaced genomic scaffold, MADL_Memer_1 contig_3823, whole genome shotgun sequence contains these coding sequences:
- the LOC128553433 gene encoding uncharacterized protein LOC128553433 encodes MATAQPLQDRVHLFRLQTLIIDGGTTVIRNIIHQKSSNVPFNVFLSHEKRAVKTLRGKNTITKAQYNLLYPQGGNLPSITDIDLTLATCLLRNLNSFGLNPNYNWSATPQQADTSVEADLCRLRNTRNEIAHIATTTGIDQATFQIKWKEVEQVMDLHYFL; translated from the exons atggcAACAGCCCAACCATTACAAGACCGTGTTCATCTGTTTCGTCTCCAAACTCTTATTATAGATGGAGGCACTACAGTCATAAGGAACATAATTCATCAAAAGAGCTCCAATGTTCCGTTTAATGTGTTTCTTAGTCATGAAAAGAGAGCAGTAAAAACACTGAGGGGCAAGAATACAATAACGAAAGCACAGTACAATCTGCTGTATCCACAAGGTGGTAATCTTCCTTCTATCACTGACATCGACCTGACTCTTGCAACATGCCTGCTGAGAAATCTGAATAGTTTCGGGCTAAACCCTAACTATAACTGGAGTGCAACACCGCAGCAAGCTGACACTTCCGTTGAGGCAGACTTATGTCGTCTAAGAAATACACGAAATGAG aTAGCGCATATAGCGACTACAACAGGAATAGACCAGGCAACATTTCAGATCAAGTGGAAGGAAGTCGAACAGGTAATGGACTTACATTATTTCTTGTAG